CGAGATCGGCGTACTGGCGGCGCTCGACGTGGCGATCCTCGTCCGGCACGGGGCGCACGCCCTGCCCGCCGTCTCGTTCTCGCCGCACACGGCCGCGGGCCCCGGCGCCGGCGTCTCGCTGATGTTCGCGTTCGTCTCCTTCATCGGCTTCGAGTCGGCCGCGCTGTACGGCAAGGAGGCCCGGGACCCGCGGCGCAGCGTGCCCCGGGCGACGTACGCGGCCGTGGTGCTGATCGCCGGTTTCTACGCGCTGACCAGCTGGCTGGCGGTGGGCGCGGTCGGCAGCGGCCGGGTGCGGGAGGTCGCGGGCAAGCAGATGGGCGACCTGTTCTTCGTGCTCGGCGACGACTTCCTCGGCACGGCCGGCAGCACGGGCCTCCAGGTCCTGCTGTGCACCAGCCTGTTCGCGGCGACGCTGGCCCTGCACAGCGCCGCCAACCGGTACGCCCAGGTCCTCGCCGAGGACGGGCTGCTGCCGGGCGCGCTGGCCGCCGAGCACCCGCGGCACGGCTCCCCGCACCGGGCGAGCCTCGCGCAGAGCGCGCTGACGACGCTCGTCGTGGCCGGTTTCGCGGTGGCCGGCCTGGACCCGTACGCCGATCTGACCACCAGCATGCTCGGCCTCGGCACCCTCGGCATCGTCGCCCTGCAGGCGCTGGCCGCGCTGTCCGTGCTGGGGCTGCGGCTGCGCGGTGGCGGCGGGCACTGGTGGCGGGAGACCCTCGCCCCGCTGCTCGGCTTCGCCGGGCTGGCCGCCTCCGTGTGG
This genomic interval from Streptomyces sp. NBC_00557 contains the following:
- a CDS encoding APC family permease; the encoded protein is MSTSGSPSPPGRLGTGHILFLIVAAAAPLSAMVGTVPLAFAFGDGAGVPAAFLFAGVTLLCFSVGYAVSARRTGGSGGFYASVADGLGRPPAVAAGYVALLSYNCATIGLAGALGYFTHLVLAAHGLTVSWEWCAAVGLVLTAVLGYREIALSARVLALLMLGEIGVLAALDVAILVRHGAHALPAVSFSPHTAAGPGAGVSLMFAFVSFIGFESAALYGKEARDPRRSVPRATYAAVVLIAGFYALTSWLAVGAVGSGRVREVAGKQMGDLFFVLGDDFLGTAGSTGLQVLLCTSLFAATLALHSAANRYAQVLAEDGLLPGALAAEHPRHGSPHRASLAQSALTTLVVAGFAVAGLDPYADLTTSMLGLGTLGIVALQALAALSVLGLRLRGGGGHWWRETLAPLLGFAGLAASVWLVVGNFDMLTGSPSKVIAALPWLLPLVALGGLAYAARLRTARPARYRTLGARHLAADAPAPSPALTGDRHA